Genomic DNA from uncultured Erythrobacter sp.:
GGGGAGCAAGGCATGAGCGATCGCAACCGTGTTGCTTGGCGCGAAGGCATGTTCCTTCGGCCACAACACTTTCAGGCCCAAGACCGGTTCATGGAATCGTTCGTCGGCGCTCGGCATGATTGGACGCAGCCGTATTCGTGGGGCTTTTCCGAGATTGAAGTCGATGCAGGATTGGCCGAGCTGGGGCAGTTTGCGATCAAGTCTGCCAAGGGCATCATGCCCGACGGAACGCCGTTCTCGATACCGGGCGATCAACCCCCTCCGGAACCGCTCGCAGTAAGCGCGCAGACCCGCGACGCTGATATTTTCGTAACGCTGCCGCCGCGCCAATCGGGCGCAATCGAGTTCGCCGAATCCGAAGCAGGTTCGCTGGACGCACGCTTCTCGGTCACCGAGACGCAGGTCAGCGACAATTTCTCGACCGATCGAGCGATTGAGGGGATTGAAACCGGCACGCCGAATCTGCGGTTTGGTATGACACCGGATGAGACCGAAGGGCGCTTGCTGCTCGGCGTGGCGCGGGTCCGCGAAGTATCAGGTAAGAAACTGATCTTCGATGATCGTTTCATTGCGCCTGCTGTCGATGTTCGCGCGTCGAGGCTAAAGAGTGCGCTTTCCGACCTGATTGGCCGGTCCGACCAGATGGTTGGGGAACTCGCCTTGCGTGCGGCAGAATCGACCGAAGGCGGACAAGACACCTATCGGGCGTTTCTGCTGCTTCAATCGCTCAACCGTTGGGCTGCCATTCTGCGCCACCTAGTGACGCTGCCATCGGTTCACCCCGAAAGGATGTTCGAGAACCTGGTTGCTATGGCGGGCGAGATATCGACTCTGACACGCAAAGAGCGCCGCCCTCCGGAACTGCCCGAATACGATCATGAGAATTTGCAGGGATGCTTCGATCCTGTGATCGATCTGCTCCAGACATTGCTGTCGGGCGAGTTCGATCGTTCGGTCGAACCACTTGATCTCGATGCTCGGGGCCCCGGTTCTTATATGCACGTCGTCAAGAACCGCTCGCTGCTCAAGCAGAGCTACATCTATCTGGCGGTGGCGGACAAGACGAAGTCACTGGAGGATATCCGCAAGCGCTTCCCATCGGTCTGCAAAATTGGTCCGAACACCAAGATGCGCGAATTGGTTGCGAACCAGCTGCAGCCGGGCGTTGCGCTGCGTCATGTCACTACGCCGCCGACGCAGCTTCATGTGCTGCCGGGATATGTGTATTTTGAGCTTGATCGCGGCGCGGCCGACTGGGCCGAAATCTACGATGCACCGGCCATGGGCCTGTTCGTGGCGGATGACTGGCCTGAGCTGAAACTCGAACTATGGGCGGTTAAGCAGAAACAATGAGCGGGGACGACCGGAACAAGACGGTGTTTCGCCCTTCGCCACTGAAGGGCAAAGGCGGCGGCGCCGGTTCCGGAGCAAACTCGCCGGGCGGACAAAGCGGGCAGCAGTCGTCGGGAGGCTTTAGCAGTACCGACGATTGGGATTCTCCCGCACCCCCGGGAACCCCTCCTCCCCCTCCTCCAGCATCGGGTGGATCATTCAAGCCGCTGGACAACGATCCATTCGGTGTCCCGGCCCAGCCAGCTCCATCTGGCGGACCGAAACTCGACACCAGCGATGCCCAGTTTCACGACACCGTTCCGCCCGCTCCGCAGCCACCGGATGATCGTAACCCATTGATGGCGTATGCTGCGCCGGTTCTGGCGATGGCGGCGGCGCTTCAGTCGGGTCGATGGGAAATCTCGATGGGTGAATTCCATCGCCGTGCACGCGAAGCCATCGGTAAGTTCGAATCCGCAATCCAACCGATCTACAGCGAAGGCGTACGTCAGCGGGCCAAGTATGCAGTTTGCGCAACCGTCGACGATATTGCCCAGAACCTGCCCGGCGTGGGCGGCGGTGGTGCGCAGTGGGCGCAGCGCAATATGGTCGTGACGTTCTTCCGCGAGAGTATTGGTGGGGACCGGTTCTGGGATTTTGTGCAGGAGATGCTGCGCGACCCAGCGAAGAACCGCGATCTTATCGAACTGTTCCACGCTTGCATCGCCACCGGCTTCGAAGGACGCACACGCGCGATGCCGGACGGCTTCAGCAAACGGCAACAGGTCAGCGCAAACCTCATCGGAGCGCTCGAACATGTTCGCAGCCTATCCGAGCGCGACATGGTCACTCAGTGGCAAGGCGCCGATGCACCTCGCAAGCCGAACAATTTTTGGAGCATAGTCGGCTTGGTCGCTGCGGCGACCGCTGGCATCTGTTTCCTGATCTTCCTGATGTTCTTCCTCGCGCTAATGGCGAGCGGATCTTCGCCCTATGACCGGGTGGCGGCTCTGTTGCAGGAGGAGCCGGTGGCACTCAGTCGCAACGCTGCTCCCCTTGAGCTCCCGGCAACAGGCACCGAAACTCGGCTTCGGCAATTTCTCTCCAGTGAGATTGATCAGGGCCTGGTGACTGTCGATGGCAACCGAGTGCGCACGACCATCGGTACCCTGTTCGAACCGGCCTCGGATCAGCTGACGTCAGGCCGCACCCCGATCTTCACGAAGATTGGGCAAGCCATCGAGTTTGAGAGCGGCCCTGTCACGGTCGAAGGCCACGCCGATTCCGACAAAATCTCGACCATCGCATTTCCAGACAACATCGCATTGTCGCGAGCGCGGGCTCAGACGGTGGCGCAGATCATCCGAGGCGAGCTAACCGATGCGTCGCGAGTTACCGTGGTCGGTTTGGGAGACACCGTTCCGCTTGCATCCAACGACACAGCCGAAGGCAAGGCGCAGAACCGGCGCGTTGAATTTGTTGTCGAGCTTGGTGAATAGGCGGAGGCTGGCGAGAGAGCGACGATGAAAAAGTTCTTCACTAGCTGGTGGACGATATCGATCTTCACGATCTTGATGTTGATCCTGCTTTGCTCGGTCGGTCTGCCGCTGTTCGTCGAATGGATGCAGCCGCTGTGGGTGCGGCTTACCTTCGCGGGCGGATTCGTCGCGCTGTGGTTGCTATGGTTCTTCATTCGCCGGTGGCGCGCGAAGCGGGCCGAGGCTGCGCTGGCCAAGGAACTGGCTGGTCCCGATCCCGGCGATGAAGAAGCCGAGGCGGTTCAGCAACGCATGGCCGACGCGCTGGC
This window encodes:
- the tssK gene encoding type VI secretion system baseplate subunit TssK → MSDRNRVAWREGMFLRPQHFQAQDRFMESFVGARHDWTQPYSWGFSEIEVDAGLAELGQFAIKSAKGIMPDGTPFSIPGDQPPPEPLAVSAQTRDADIFVTLPPRQSGAIEFAESEAGSLDARFSVTETQVSDNFSTDRAIEGIETGTPNLRFGMTPDETEGRLLLGVARVREVSGKKLIFDDRFIAPAVDVRASRLKSALSDLIGRSDQMVGELALRAAESTEGGQDTYRAFLLLQSLNRWAAILRHLVTLPSVHPERMFENLVAMAGEISTLTRKERRPPELPEYDHENLQGCFDPVIDLLQTLLSGEFDRSVEPLDLDARGPGSYMHVVKNRSLLKQSYIYLAVADKTKSLEDIRKRFPSVCKIGPNTKMRELVANQLQPGVALRHVTTPPTQLHVLPGYVYFELDRGAADWAEIYDAPAMGLFVADDWPELKLELWAVKQKQ
- the icmH gene encoding type IVB secretion system protein IcmH/DotU, producing MSGDDRNKTVFRPSPLKGKGGGAGSGANSPGGQSGQQSSGGFSSTDDWDSPAPPGTPPPPPPASGGSFKPLDNDPFGVPAQPAPSGGPKLDTSDAQFHDTVPPAPQPPDDRNPLMAYAAPVLAMAAALQSGRWEISMGEFHRRAREAIGKFESAIQPIYSEGVRQRAKYAVCATVDDIAQNLPGVGGGGAQWAQRNMVVTFFRESIGGDRFWDFVQEMLRDPAKNRDLIELFHACIATGFEGRTRAMPDGFSKRQQVSANLIGALEHVRSLSERDMVTQWQGADAPRKPNNFWSIVGLVAAATAGICFLIFLMFFLALMASGSSPYDRVAALLQEEPVALSRNAAPLELPATGTETRLRQFLSSEIDQGLVTVDGNRVRTTIGTLFEPASDQLTSGRTPIFTKIGQAIEFESGPVTVEGHADSDKISTIAFPDNIALSRARAQTVAQIIRGELTDASRVTVVGLGDTVPLASNDTAEGKAQNRRVEFVVELGE